From the Chryseobacterium sp. G0201 genome, the window CAGTCACTAATTCTGCCTGATTGGTGTTGTTTACTTTGAAAATTCCCACGTTCATGTCTCTTCTTAAGTCATATTTAGTAAACTCATAGAAGTAAGTTGGAAGTGCGTTGATTCCACCACCGCCTTTCCAGTTAGAGTTGTCATCATGTTTTAATCCATTATAATAACCAATTTTACTGTCTGTTCTGGCATTACCTCCAAAAGCTCCCACGCAGAAAATAATTTCGTTTGTAGTATCTTGAGAATTGCTGTGTAAAGCTTTGAAAACAGATTCATAACTAGGATTTAAGCTATGTTCTCCTGCATGATTCATGATGTCTTTACACTCGTCTAAAGCAATCTGATAATAAGTTTGAGGATTAGATCCCTGCGCCATTACCTGCGGACTTCTTCTTAAAGAATATCCTGCTCTTGCCAATGCAATTCTTGCTCTAAGACCTTTTACAAAACCTTTTGAAATTCTTGCGTTGGTTGTGCTTCCTTCTGATCTCCATGGAACTAATGCTGAAGCCTGTGCAAGATCCGCAATCATTCTTTCGTAGATGATATCTCTATCTGTTTTTGGAAGATAAAGATCTGCCATATCTGCTGACGGCTTATCCTGAAATGGTACATCTCCCCAGTTTCTGATCAATTCATAATAAAATTGAGCTCTTAAGGTTAATGCTTCACCAAGATAGCGATCCATTAGTTTTTTATCCGCATCAGAACCTGTCTTGTAAACCGGAGAAAGTGGAATATTTTTAATGCAAAGATTTGCTCTTTCAATTCCTGAATATAGTTTTAAGAAAGGTTTATTAAGTTCTGTATTTGTAGTACAAGATCCGAATGTAGCAATTCCTCTTCTGTCGTTACAGTTGTAATCTCCGGAAGTTCTGAAATCGTCGCTTGAGTGAGGATAGATCAATGATAATCTCTGTCCGTATCCATCGTCACCGGCAAGCTGGCTGTAAACACCTACTAAAGCAGAAAATGTATCTGATGTACTATCAAATTGTTGCGCTTCTGCCACACTTGAATAATTTTCTGCATCCAGATAATCATTACATGAATTCAGCGTAGTTAAAGAAAGAATGCAACTTAAAATAATTATTGTCTTTTTCATGTTTAAGTTTTAATTAAAAGGTTATATCAACACCTGTTAAAATAAATCTGCTTCTAGGATATGCAGCATAATCTACCCCCGGAGTCAAAGGATTTTTTCTTGTACTTGCTTCAGGATCGTAACCTTTATAACCTGTAATGGTAAATAGATTATTAACCGTAGCATACAATCTGAAATTCCTGATACCAAGGCTTTCCAGTGAATTTTTTGGAAGGCTGTATCCTATCGTTACATTGTTTAATCTTAAGAAAGATCCATCTTCAATGGCATAAGAATGTAGAATGTAACTTCCCTGTGGAGGTGTCCACATTGTTGTATTGGCATTCAAAGCGGCTAAGGCAGTAGGATCATTCACTTTGACACCGTTATTGTCAAACCATCTCCATCTGTCTGCAACTTCCGCTGCCATGTTGTTGTCTCTGTATAAATATTGAGTGGTAAACTCTATTTTATTAGCATTGTACACTTTATTTCCAACAGAGAAATTAAAGAATAAGCTCATATCCCAGTTTCTGTATCTGAAATTCTGGCTGAAACCTCCGAAAAATTTCGGTTGAGCACTTCCTAATTCTGTCTGGTCTGCTGCTGTGATCTGTCCGTCACCGTTAAGATCTCTTAATTTAAGATCTCCCGGCTGGATTGGCTTTGAACCGTTTGCCACGGCACTGCTACTCGCAACTCCTGCCTTTAAAGTATAGGCTTGTGTTGCAGTATTATAGTCGAAATCACTGATCTCATATCTTCCTTCTGTAACGTAACCGTAATAAGTTCCTACAGGATTCCCAACTTTAGCAACAAAATCAAATAAATTGTTTACCCATCCTGAAGGTACAAGATATTGAGTACTGTTTGGTCCGTTACCGGCACCTAAACTCTTAAT encodes:
- a CDS encoding RagB/SusD family nutrient uptake outer membrane protein, whose protein sequence is MKKTIIILSCILSLTTLNSCNDYLDAENYSSVAEAQQFDSTSDTFSALVGVYSQLAGDDGYGQRLSLIYPHSSDDFRTSGDYNCNDRRGIATFGSCTTNTELNKPFLKLYSGIERANLCIKNIPLSPVYKTGSDADKKLMDRYLGEALTLRAQFYYELIRNWGDVPFQDKPSADMADLYLPKTDRDIIYERMIADLAQASALVPWRSEGSTTNARISKGFVKGLRARIALARAGYSLRRSPQVMAQGSNPQTYYQIALDECKDIMNHAGEHSLNPSYESVFKALHSNSQDTTNEIIFCVGAFGGNARTDSKIGYYNGLKHDDNSNWKGGGGINALPTYFYEFTKYDLRRDMNVGIFKVNNTNQAELVTAISFTDSKYRKSWTNITGPSQNLAVDWPLLRFSDVLLMFAEADNEIHGAPSADAINAVKAVRNRAYTGNLAQVGTIPTDKTGFFNYVVQERLLELGSEGIRKYDLIRWNLLSSKITETRQKLTAFANGTGQYANVPLNLYFKKSVYDPTKSAQQNINDIDIYYTGGDKSQVFYMASQDATPTGYTKIAWRAAVLPTYISDPVKGFAQYFQPNKRELLPIYSDIIQSNYNLTQDYGY